From Bacteroidota bacterium, a single genomic window includes:
- a CDS encoding gliding motility-associated C-terminal domain-containing protein: MTCNGATNGSINFTATGGCAPYAFLWSTGATTEDVSALGAGTYGVTVTDANGCTTTNSFTLTEPVILASSGVPATFSCGFNVSCNGATNGSINFTATGGCAPYAFLWSTGATTEDVSALGAGTYGVTVTDANGCTTTNSFTLTEPVILASSGVPATFSCGYNVTCNGATNGSINFTATGGCAPYAFIWSTGATTEDVSALGAGTYGVTVTDANGCTTTNSFTLTEPVILASSGVPATFSCGYNVTCNGATNGSINFTATGGCAPYAFIWSTGATTEDVSALGAGTYGVTVTDANGCTTTNSFTLTEPVILASSGVPATFSCGYNVTCNGATNGSINFTATGGCAPYAFIWSTGATTEDVSALGAGTYGVTVTDANGCTTTNSFTLTEPVILASSGVPATFSCGYNVTCNGATNGSINFTATGGCAPYAFLWSTGATTEDVSALGAGTYGVTVTDANGCTTTNSFTLTEPVILASSGVPATFSCGYNVTCNGATNGSINFTATGGCAPYAFLWSTGATTEDVSALGAGTYGVTVTDANGCTTTNSFTLTEPALLATSGIPATFSCGYNVTCNGATNGSINLSVTGGCAPYAYLWSNGATTEDPSSLGAGTYGVTVTDANGCTSTNSFTLTEPALLATSGIPATFSCGYNVTCNGATNGSINLSVTGGCAPYAYLWSNGATTEDPSGLGAGTYGVTVTDANGCTSTNSFTLTEPTTVTTVLVPTVFAGGFNLSCNGANDGSIDLTPSGGCAPYTYLWSSGDVVEDPSGLAAGWQMVTVTDANGCAAIDSVLLIAPDTLNSTMTPFVFNGGWNISCNGLSDGFVNLEVNGGSGTYSYAWSNGSTNQDIQLVAAGTYIVTITDANGCLLVDSILLTEPEPITLVLVPTVYGGGFNISCYGASDGAVDLTVSGGTPGYVYAWSNLSFNEDLVNVAAGTYLVLVTDANACTMADTISLTEPQPWVTNTVVSPTSCAGGATGSIDLTVSGSVPPYTYLWSNGEITEDLTSLTVGSYTVTVTDANGCSTTLTETIYVISPISLSMAVTPATCFGFQDGAIDLTVLGGSTPYQYNWSNAANTEDLVGLLAGTYTVIVVDANSCTDTLSGTVTEPQAIIANAGPDFSTCELDVVLHGNALAAGQTGLWSNVSGFGTLNEPFDSTCTVTGIGTGSNQFQWTITEGACQGVDTVTVTLRAPVDCEPIPLEMPTAYSPNGDDRNDFFVIKGIEYYPDNVFTVFNRWGNLIYTKDSYHNEWNGQTRSGDRVPDGTYFVILRVNDGEIELHGYVDLRR, encoded by the coding sequence GTGACCTGCAACGGTGCCACCAACGGCAGCATCAACTTCACAGCCACGGGCGGCTGCGCGCCTTATGCCTTCCTCTGGAGCACGGGTGCGACGACCGAGGACGTTTCGGCCCTGGGTGCAGGCACTTACGGCGTGACGGTGACCGACGCGAACGGTTGCACGACCACCAACAGCTTCACGTTGACTGAGCCGGTGATCCTGGCCAGCAGCGGTGTCCCTGCAACCTTCAGCTGCGGTTTCAACGTGTCTTGCAACGGTGCCACCAACGGCAGCATCAACTTCACAGCCACGGGCGGCTGCGCGCCTTATGCCTTCCTCTGGAGCACGGGTGCAACGACCGAGGACGTTTCGGCCTTGGGAGCAGGTACTTACGGCGTGACGGTGACGGATGCGAACGGTTGCACGACAACCAACAGCTTCACGTTGACTGAGCCGGTGATCCTGGCCAGCAGCGGTGTCCCTGCCACCTTCAGCTGCGGTTACAATGTCACTTGCAACGGTGCCACCAACGGCAGCATCAACTTCACAGCCACGGGAGGCTGCGCACCTTATGCGTTCATTTGGAGCACGGGTGCGACCACCGAGGACGTTTCGGCCTTGGGAGCAGGCACTTACGGCGTGACGGTCACCGACGCGAACGGTTGCACGACGACCAACAGCTTCACGTTGACTGAGCCGGTGATCCTGGCCAGCAGCGGTGTCCCTGCCACCTTCAGCTGCGGTTACAATGTCACCTGCAACGGTGCCACCAACGGCAGCATCAACTTCACAGCCACGGGCGGCTGCGCACCTTATGCCTTCATTTGGAGCACGGGTGCGACGACCGAGGACGTTTCGGCCTTGGGAGCAGGCACTTACGGCGTGACGGTCACCGACGCCAACGGTTGCACGACAACCAACAGCTTCACGTTGACTGAGCCGGTGATTCTGGCCAGCAGCGGTGTCCCTGCCACCTTCAGCTGCGGTTACAATGTCACTTGCAACGGTGCCACCAACGGCAGCATCAACTTCACAGCCACGGGCGGCTGCGCACCTTATGCCTTCATTTGGAGCACGGGTGCGACGACCGAGGACGTTTCGGCCTTGGGAGCAGGCACTTACGGCGTGACGGTCACCGACGCGAACGGCTGCACGACAACCAACAGCTTCACGTTGACTGAGCCGGTGATTCTGGCCAGCAGCGGTGTCCCTGCCACCTTCAGCTGCGGTTACAATGTGACCTGCAACGGTGCCACCAACGGCAGCATCAACTTCACAGCCACGGGCGGCTGCGCACCTTATGCCTTCCTCTGGAGCACGGGTGCGACGACCGAGGACGTTTCGGCCTTGGGAGCAGGCACTTACGGCGTGACGGTCACCGACGCGAACGGTTGCACGACAACCAACAGCTTCACGTTGACTGAGCCGGTGATTCTGGCCAGCAGCGGCGTCCCTGCCACCTTCAGCTGCGGTTACAATGTGACCTGCAACGGTGCCACCAACGGCAGCATCAACTTTACAGCCACGGGCGGCTGCGCACCTTACGCCTTCCTCTGGAGCACGGGTGCGACCACCGAGGACGTTTCGGCCTTGGGAGCAGGCACTTATGGAGTGACGGTCACCGACGCGAACGGTTGCACGACAACCAACAGCTTCACGCTCACCGAACCTGCATTGCTGGCTACATCCGGCATTCCAGCGACCTTCAGCTGCGGTTACAATGTCACCTGCAATGGTGCCACCAACGGCAGCATCAACCTGAGTGTGACCGGCGGCTGCGCACCTTACGCTTATCTCTGGTCCAACGGTGCCACCACCGAGGATCCGAGCAGCTTGGGTGCAGGCACCTACGGTGTCACCGTGACGGATGCAAATGGCTGTACTTCGACGAATAGCTTCACGCTCACCGAACCTGCATTGCTGGCTACATCCGGCATTCCAGCGACATTCAGCTGCGGTTACAACGTGACCTGCAACGGCGCGACGAATGGCAGCATCAACCTGAGTGTGACCGGCGGCTGCGCACCTTACGCTTATCTCTGGTCCAACGGTGCCACCACCGAGGATCCAAGTGGCTTGGGGGCAGGCACCTACGGTGTCACCGTGACGGATGCCAACGGCTGTACTTCGACCAACAGCTTCACGCTCACCGAACCGACAACGGTGACAACGGTTTTGGTACCCACGGTTTTTGCAGGTGGATTTAACCTCTCCTGCAATGGGGCGAATGATGGAAGTATCGATTTGACCCCATCCGGTGGCTGTGCACCTTACACCTACCTTTGGTCGAGCGGTGATGTAGTGGAAGATCCTTCTGGACTTGCCGCTGGCTGGCAAATGGTCACCGTGACCGATGCCAATGGCTGCGCTGCAATCGATTCTGTATTGCTCATTGCTCCGGATACCCTGAATTCAACAATGACCCCATTTGTCTTCAATGGCGGATGGAACATCAGCTGCAACGGGCTATCCGACGGATTTGTGAACTTGGAGGTCAATGGAGGATCGGGAACATATTCCTATGCATGGTCAAACGGAAGCACGAATCAGGACATTCAGTTAGTGGCAGCAGGTACGTACATCGTCACGATCACGGATGCAAACGGCTGTCTCCTTGTGGATTCAATATTGTTGACTGAGCCGGAGCCCATTACCTTGGTCTTGGTGCCAACAGTCTATGGCGGAGGCTTTAATATCAGTTGCTACGGCGCATCCGACGGGGCCGTGGACCTTACCGTGAGCGGTGGTACCCCGGGATATGTTTATGCTTGGTCCAACTTGAGCTTCAATGAAGACCTCGTCAATGTCGCAGCGGGCACTTACCTGGTTCTTGTGACGGATGCGAATGCCTGTACGATGGCAGACACGATCAGCCTCACGGAGCCGCAACCATGGGTCACCAATACCGTTGTCTCGCCGACCTCCTGTGCTGGCGGTGCTACCGGTTCGATCGACCTCACGGTATCGGGAAGCGTACCACCTTATACCTACCTATGGTCCAACGGTGAGATCACGGAGGATTTGACCTCCTTGACCGTAGGATCCTACACAGTAACCGTCACCGATGCGAATGGGTGTTCCACCACGTTGACTGAAACCATCTACGTCATTAGCCCAATTTCGCTCAGCATGGCCGTCACTCCTGCGACTTGTTTCGGATTCCAGGACGGGGCTATCGACCTGACCGTTCTGGGTGGTTCGACACCTTATCAGTACAATTGGTCTAACGCGGCCAATACTGAGGATCTCGTGGGGCTTCTTGCCGGAACCTATACGGTGATTGTTGTCGATGCCAACAGTTGCACCGACACGTTGAGCGGAACGGTCACCGAACCGCAAGCGATCATTGCCAATGCCGGCCCAGATTTCTCCACCTGCGAACTGGATGTGGTGCTGCATGGAAATGCACTCGCTGCTGGACAGACGGGGTTGTGGAGCAATGTTTCAGGTTTCGGAACGCTGAACGAACCATTCGATTCCACTTGTACGGTCACTGGCATCGGCACGGGTAGCAATCAATTCCAATGGACGATCACCGAAGGGGCTTGCCAAGGCGTTGATACCGTCACGGTAACTCTGAGAGCACCAGTGGATTGTGAGCCGATACCTTTGGAAATGCCGACTGCATATTCACCCAACGGCGACGACAG